The Littorina saxatilis isolate snail1 linkage group LG15, US_GU_Lsax_2.0, whole genome shotgun sequence genome contains a region encoding:
- the LOC138949422 gene encoding zinc finger protein 99-like isoform X1 has product MASPNSMEEGDSALLSDVKIEIDVAEECWHITETRPYGMLNQQAECHSPKQEPGETFDTVQALDGQGAFSTHSDTWLKQETRDQDSMPVREVVATDTATISTVLTLEGQAADSAHSDTWLKQEEHSSTECDARFGRSVNLKQHMLIHTGVKKYACTECDARFKHSRSLKQHMLTHTGVKKHACTKCDARFKDSRPLKGHMLTHSGVKKHACTECDARFRQSGHLKEHMLTHTGVKKHACTECDARFRKSGHLKQHMLTHTGVKKHACTECDARFKHSSTLKRHMLTHTEVKKHACTECDARFTDASNLKKHMLIHTGVKKHACTECDARFTQSGTLKRHMLTHTGVKKHACTECDARFKHSSTLNRHMLTHTGVKKNACTECDARFTDCSNLKKHMLTHTGVKKHACTECDARFTVSNTLKRHMLTHTGVKKHACIECDARFSRLGNLKRHMLTHTSVKKYACTECDARFTDSSNLKQHMLIHTGVKKHACTECEARFTQSGNLKQHMLTHTGVKKYACTECDARFTLSEHLKRHMLTHTAVKKHACTECDARFTHSGTLKRHMLTHTGVKKHACTECDARFARLGTLKRHMLTHTGVKKYPCSECNARFTRSGTLKRHMLTHTGVKKYACTECDARFTD; this is encoded by the exons ATGGCTTCTCCAAACAGCATGGAGGAAGGAGACTCAGCTCTTCTCTCAGATGTCAAGATAGAGATTGATGTCGCAGAAGAGTGTTGGCACATTACTGAAACACGCCCCTATG GTATGTTGAATCAGCAAGCAGAATGCCATTCTCCAAAACAGGAACCAGGTGAAACATTTGATACAGTGCAGGCATTGGATGGACAAGGTGCATtcagcactcacagtgatacctggctgaaacaggAGACAAGAGACCAGGACAGTA TGCCAGTCAGAGAGGTTGTGGCCACAGACACAGCTACCATATCTACAGTGCTGACATTGGAAGGACAAGCTGCAGACAGcgctcacagtgatacctggctgaaacaagaagAACATTCAAGTACAGAGTGCGATGCTAGATTCGGGCGGTCTGTAAATTTGAAGCAACATATGTTAATACATACAGGTgtgaaaaagtatgcatgtacagagtgtgatgccagGTTCAAACACTCTAGgtctttgaagcaacacatgctaacacatacaggagtgaaaaagcaTGCGTGTACAAAGTGTGATGCCAGGTTCAAAGATTCTAGGCCTTTGAAGGGGCACATGCTAACACATTCAGGagtgaaaaagcatgcatgtacagagtgtgatgctaggttcaggCAGTCTGGACATTTGAAGGAacatatgttaacacatacaggagtgaaaaagcatgcatgtacagagtgtgatgctaggttcaggAAGTCTGGACATTTGAAGCAacatatgttaacacatacaggagtgaaaaagcatgcctgtacagagtgtgatgccagGTTCAAACACTCTAGtactttgaagcgacacatgctTACACATACAGAagtgaaaaagcatgcatgtacagagtgtgatgccagGTTCACAGACGCTAGTAATTTGAAGAAACACATGCTGATacatacaggagtgaaaaagcatgcttgtacagagtgtgatgcccGGTTCACACAGTCAGGAACATTGAAGCGacatatgttaacacatacaggagtgaaaaagcatgcctgtacagagtgtgatgccagGTTCAAACACTCTAGTACTTTGAATCGACACATGCTTACACATAcaggtgtaaaaaaaaatgcctgtacagagtgtgatgccagGTTCACAGACTGTAGTAAtttgaagaaacacatgttaacgcatacaggagtgaaaaagcatgcatgtacagagtgtgatgccagGTTCACAGTCTCAAAtactttgaagcgacacatgctTACACATACCGGAGTGAAAAAGCATGCTTGTATCGAGTGTGATGCTCGGTTCTCACGGTTAGGAAATTTAAAGCGacatatgttaacacatacaagtgtaaaaaagtatgcatgtacagagtgtgatgccagGTTCACAGACTCTAgtaatttgaagcaacacatgctaatacatacaggagtgaaaaagcatgcatgtacagagtgtgaagCTAGATTCACCCAGTCTGGAAATTTAAAGCAacatatgttaacacatacaggtgtaaaaaagtatgcatgtacagagtgtgacgCTAGATTCACCCTGTCTGAACATTTGAAGCGacatatgttaacacatacagcaGTAAAAAAGCacgcatgtacagagtgtgatgccagGTTCACACACTCTGGtactttgaagcgacacatgctaacgcatacaggagtgaaaaagcatgcatgtacagagtgtgatgccagGTTCGCACGGTTAGGAACATTGAAGCGacatatgttaacacatacgGGTGTAAAAAAGTATCCATGTTCAGAGTGTAATGCTCGGTTCACACGGTCAGGGACATTGAAGCGacatatgttaacacatacaggtgtaaaaaagtatgcatgtacagagtgtgatgccagGTTCACAGACTAG
- the LOC138949422 gene encoding zinc finger protein 184-like isoform X2 has translation MASPNSMEEGDSALLSDVKIEIDVAEECWHITETRPYGMLNQQAECHSPKQEPGETFDTVQALDGQGAFSTHSDTWLKQETRDQDSMPVREVVATDTATISTVLTLEGQAADSAHSDTWLKQEEHSSTECDARFGRSVNLKQHMLIHTGVKKYACTECDARFKHSRSLKQHMLTHTGVKKHACTKCDARFKDSRPLKGHMLTHSGVKKHACTECDARFRQSGHLKEHMLTHTGVKKHACTECDARFRKSGHLKQHMLTHTGVKKHACTECDARFKHSSTLKRHMLTHTEVKKHACTECDARFTDASNLKKHMLIHTGVKKHACTECDARFTQSGTLKRHMLTHTGVKKHACTECDARFTDCSNLKKHMLTHTGVKKHACTECDARFTVSNTLKRHMLTHTGVKKHACIECDARFSRLGNLKRHMLTHTSVKKYACTECDARFTDSSNLKQHMLIHTGVKKHACTECEARFTQSGNLKQHMLTHTGVKKYACTECDARFTLSEHLKRHMLTHTAVKKHACTECDARFTHSGTLKRHMLTHTGVKKHACTECDARFARLGTLKRHMLTHTGVKKYPCSECNARFTRSGTLKRHMLTHTGVKKYACTECDARFTD, from the exons ATGGCTTCTCCAAACAGCATGGAGGAAGGAGACTCAGCTCTTCTCTCAGATGTCAAGATAGAGATTGATGTCGCAGAAGAGTGTTGGCACATTACTGAAACACGCCCCTATG GTATGTTGAATCAGCAAGCAGAATGCCATTCTCCAAAACAGGAACCAGGTGAAACATTTGATACAGTGCAGGCATTGGATGGACAAGGTGCATtcagcactcacagtgatacctggctgaaacaggAGACAAGAGACCAGGACAGTA TGCCAGTCAGAGAGGTTGTGGCCACAGACACAGCTACCATATCTACAGTGCTGACATTGGAAGGACAAGCTGCAGACAGcgctcacagtgatacctggctgaaacaagaagAACATTCAAGTACAGAGTGCGATGCTAGATTCGGGCGGTCTGTAAATTTGAAGCAACATATGTTAATACATACAGGTgtgaaaaagtatgcatgtacagagtgtgatgccagGTTCAAACACTCTAGgtctttgaagcaacacatgctaacacatacaggagtgaaaaagcaTGCGTGTACAAAGTGTGATGCCAGGTTCAAAGATTCTAGGCCTTTGAAGGGGCACATGCTAACACATTCAGGagtgaaaaagcatgcatgtacagagtgtgatgctaggttcaggCAGTCTGGACATTTGAAGGAacatatgttaacacatacaggagtgaaaaagcatgcatgtacagagtgtgatgctaggttcaggAAGTCTGGACATTTGAAGCAacatatgttaacacatacaggagtgaaaaagcatgcctgtacagagtgtgatgccagGTTCAAACACTCTAGtactttgaagcgacacatgctTACACATACAGAagtgaaaaagcatgcatgtacagagtgtgatgccagGTTCACAGACGCTAGTAATTTGAAGAAACACATGCTGATacatacaggagtgaaaaagcatgcttgtacagagtgtgatgcccGGTTCACACAGTCAGGAACATTGAAGCGacatatgttaacacatacaggagtgaaaaagcatgcctgtacagagtgtgatgccag GTTCACAGACTGTAGTAAtttgaagaaacacatgttaacgcatacaggagtgaaaaagcatgcatgtacagagtgtgatgccagGTTCACAGTCTCAAAtactttgaagcgacacatgctTACACATACCGGAGTGAAAAAGCATGCTTGTATCGAGTGTGATGCTCGGTTCTCACGGTTAGGAAATTTAAAGCGacatatgttaacacatacaagtgtaaaaaagtatgcatgtacagagtgtgatgccagGTTCACAGACTCTAgtaatttgaagcaacacatgctaatacatacaggagtgaaaaagcatgcatgtacagagtgtgaagCTAGATTCACCCAGTCTGGAAATTTAAAGCAacatatgttaacacatacaggtgtaaaaaagtatgcatgtacagagtgtgacgCTAGATTCACCCTGTCTGAACATTTGAAGCGacatatgttaacacatacagcaGTAAAAAAGCacgcatgtacagagtgtgatgccagGTTCACACACTCTGGtactttgaagcgacacatgctaacgcatacaggagtgaaaaagcatgcatgtacagagtgtgatgccagGTTCGCACGGTTAGGAACATTGAAGCGacatatgttaacacatacgGGTGTAAAAAAGTATCCATGTTCAGAGTGTAATGCTCGGTTCACACGGTCAGGGACATTGAAGCGacatatgttaacacatacaggtgtaaaaaagtatgcatgtacagagtgtgatgccagGTTCACAGACTAG